TGGCGCACGATCGCGACCGCTTCGTGCGAGGCGCTGTCCGCCGCGCGGCCCTGCACGCGCGTCTGCGCATAAGCTCTCGCGGCCTGGTAGGCGCGCTCGGCGATCGCAATGCCCTGCAGACCCACGGTGAGGCGCGCATTGTTCATCATCGTGAACATGCATTCGAGCCCGCGTCCCTCTTGGCCGATGCGCCAGCCCAGCGCCCCGCCATCGTCGCCGAACGCCATCACGCAGGTGGGCGAGGCGTTGATGCCGAGCTTGTGCTCGAGCGACACGCAGCGCAGATCGTTGCGCTGGCCGTTCGGCAAAAACTTCGGCACCAGAAACAGCGACACGCCCTTGGGGCCGGGCGGCGCGTCGGGCACGCGAGCCAGCACCATGTGCACGATGTTCTCGGCCATGTCGTGCTCGCCGTAGGTGATGAAGATCTTGGTGCCGACGATGCGATAGGCCTCGCCAAGCACGCCGTCGTTCGCGGCATCGCGCCGCGCGCGGGTTTTGAGGGCCCCCACATCCGAGCCTGCCTGCGGCTCGGTCAGATTCATCGTGCCCGTCCATTCGCCGGAGACGAGCTTGGCGAGATACGCATCCTTCTGGCCCTCGCTGCCGTGATGCGCCAAAAGCTCGACCGCCCCTTGCGTGAGCAGCGGGCACAGGCTGAAAGACAGCGACGCCGCCTGCCACATTTCCTGCACGGCGACGGCCACACTCCACGGCAGATCCTGGCCGCCGTAGGCGCTGTCGAACGGCAGCGCGTTCCAGCCATTGTCGACGTAGCGGCGATAGGCGGCAACGAAGCCGGGGGCCGTGCGCACCACGCCGTTTTCGAGCGATGCGCCGGCACGGTCGGCCGGCCAGTTCAGCGGGGCGATTTCGCGGCCCGCAAAATCGGCGGCCGCATCGAGAATCTGGGTCAGCGTTTCGCCGTCCGGAATGCCGCCCGGCGTAGCGCCGAGGGCGTCCAACCCGGCACTTGCTTCCATGGCAAAACGCATCTCGGCAACGGGGGCGCGATAGCTCATGCCGCACCGCCCGAAATAGGCGACATCGGGCGACAAAGGGCAACCATCGGCGACCTCTGCAACCTATATTCAAGCTGCTGAATCCGCGCGAGAAAACCACGATTCTGGGGGCTCGGTAACCTCAATTTCGCTGTCGCCAAAACCACGTTCTTCGATCCTTTTTGCCGTCGGCCAACCGACAAAAAGCATAGCAGAACAGACATAGAATTTCCAGCCGCAGCACCTATCGCGCGGCAGCGCCCTGCCGACGCTTAAAGGAACAGACCAAGCAGCACGTTCGGCTGCTGATTGGCGATCGCAAGCGACTGCACGCCGAGCAGCTGGCGCACCTGTTGCGCCTGCACAAGGGCGGCGGCCTTGCCGATATCGGCATCGACGATGGCGCCGAGGCCCGTAGTTGTCGCGTCCACGATCGCGTTCACGAAGTTCGACTGCAGCGCGAGCGTGCGCGTGTCGGCAGCACTGGCGCCGAGCGACGTCGCCACGGCCTGCTGGAAGGTCGAGAGATCGTTGAGCGAATTGGCGGCCGCCGAGGCCGACGTGATGACCGCGGCCCCCGTGAAGGTCGTGAAGGCGGCACCGACCGTCGACTGGCTCGAGATGGTCAGCGTCGCGGCGTTCGTGTCGGCGAGGAACGTCTTGCTAGTCGATGCGGCCGACAGAAGATTGACGCTATTGTAGTTGGCTTGGGCGATGAAATTGCTGATCTGCGAGGTCAGCGCGTTGAAGTCGCCCGTGTAGATCGTGCGCTGGTCGCTCGAGATCGAGCCGTCGGCAAGCTGGGTGATCTTGGCCTGCATGTTGCCGATCAGATCGGAGATGTTGGTGAGTGCTGCTTGCGTAACCGAGCCCAGCCCAGCACCGCTCGCGAGCGAGCCTTGGATCGCCGTATAGGATTGCAGATTGGCGCGGATACCCTGGGCCACCGAAAAAGTCGAGGCATCGTCGGCCGCGTCGGCCACACGGTAGCCGGTCTGCATCTGCTTGGAGGCGGAATCGAGCGAGATCTGGGTTACGCGCAGCGAAGCGAGTGCCGTAAAGGCCCCGACATTCGTATTGATCGAATTCGCCATTTGATTGGTCCCTTTCTGGCCGGTGCAGTGTCGGCTTCTGCCGACGCCGGTATTGCGCGTTTCGCACGCGGCAGGGTGCTAATCCCGCCGGGCACGCCGACTTCGCCAAGTCCGCGCAAGACCGATTGCAACCATAATAAATTTGTTTACCTTACAATTCAAGAAAAACCGCAAATCTTGCGGTCAAAAAATACACAAAATATGGTTAACGTAAAATAATTTCATTTGTATTTTGAATTCGCAAATTGCATGGACATCGCCGGACGAACCCACGAAAAAAACGCAAAAGGCACACGATTTTGGAACACCGCGTGCCTTTCGGCCGGCAGGCCTTACCGGAACAGCCCGAGCAGCACGGTGGGCTGCTGGTTGGCGATCGCAAGCGACTGGATGCCGAGCTGCTGGCGCACCTGCTGCGCCTGCACGAGGGCGGCGGCTTTGCCGATATCGGCATCGACGATGGCGCCGAGCCCCGTTGTGGTCGCATCCACGATCGCATTGACGAAGTTCGACTGCAGGGCAAGCGTGCGCGTTTCAGCCGCGTTGGCGCCGAGCGATGTGGCGACCGCCTGCTGGAAGGTCGACAGATCGTTGAGCGAATTGGCCGACGCCGACGCCGACGTGACGACGGCACCGGTGGCGAAAGTCGTAAACGCCGTGCCGACTGCGGCTTGGGTCGAGATGGTGAGCGTAGTCGCGTTGGTGTCGGACAGAAAGGTTTTGCTGGTCGAGCCGGTCGACAGCAGATT
Above is a genomic segment from Magnetospirillum sp. containing:
- a CDS encoding acyl-CoA dehydrogenase gives rise to the protein MSYRAPVAEMRFAMEASAGLDALGATPGGIPDGETLTQILDAAADFAGREIAPLNWPADRAGASLENGVVRTAPGFVAAYRRYVDNGWNALPFDSAYGGQDLPWSVAVAVQEMWQAASLSFSLCPLLTQGAVELLAHHGSEGQKDAYLAKLVSGEWTGTMNLTEPQAGSDVGALKTRARRDAANDGVLGEAYRIVGTKIFITYGEHDMAENIVHMVLARVPDAPPGPKGVSLFLVPKFLPNGQRNDLRCVSLEHKLGINASPTCVMAFGDDGGALGWRIGQEGRGLECMFTMMNNARLTVGLQGIAIAERAYQAARAYAQTRVQGRAADSASHEAVAIVRHADVQRMLLDMKAKIEAARALAYSAHLSLDLAARAKDPALRHTHQLRVDLLTPVVKAWATDIGVAAASTGVQIHGGVGFVEETGAAQHYRDARILPIYEGTNGIQANDLAFRKVARDGGAAAHAFADEVAAIEALLVASGDDDLAAIAALLGPARAALVRATAFVVANAKSDVQAVGAVAVPYLELFGIVAGGALLAKGAAEAFRRVQSGADNAPFFAARIAVARFFADAELARAPSFVHTIEAGRGTAARMAAAFV
- a CDS encoding flagellin; its protein translation is MANSVNTNVGAYTALASLRITQTALDVASKQVQTGYRVADAADDASTFSVAQGIRANLQAYTAIQGSLASGVGLGSVTQAALTNISDLIGNLQAKITQLSDGSISANQRTIYTADFNALTSQVSNFIAQANYNGVNLLSTGSTSKTFLSDTNATTLTISTQAAVGTAFTTFATGAVVTSASASANSLNDLSTFQQAVATSLGANAAETRTLALQSNFVNAIVDATTTGLGAIVDADIGKAAALVQAQQVRQQLGIQSLAIANQQPTVLLGLFR